Genomic segment of Acidiferrobacteraceae bacterium:
CCACGGAACAGGCCAGGGCGGCGTCCGCTTCAATTGTCAGATGCCGGGCGGTGCGATACAGAAGGTGCTCGGACTCCGGCACCGGGCCGGACTTCACCTGCTCCATCAGGCGGACCATCTCCACACGGCCCATGTTCATGGCAAGGGTGACGGCCATGTGGTCCGCGGTCGGATATCCGCCGGGCAGAAGATGAAATCCCCCCAGGGTCGGGCTGTACCCCGCCGCCAGCAGGGTCAACTCGCCCTCCATCCTTTCCTCGTCCACCTGGATCCGGACCGGAACGTTGCGCCAACTGATCAGCGTGCGCAGGGCCAGCAGGTTGTATTTGAGTCGTCCCCGGGCCCAGCGCATCTCGTGGTCCACAGTGTGGCGCTTGGCCGTGGTAGCGCCGAAACCGGTATCGGCAATGTTCAGGGAATAGAAGCTCCCTTTTTGTGTGAATAACTCTGTGACCCCGACATCGACATCGCGACCCGTCTTCAGGGTTTCCAGGGCCCGATGCCAATCCTTTTGCAGGCCGATAGCACTCGCATAGTCATTCACGTTTCCGAAGGGAACCAGGGCCATCACCGTCTCGCGCTCGCAGCGCGCAGCGAGAATGCCGCTGGCAACCGCATTCATCGTTCCTTCGCCGCCGACGGCCACGATACAAACGCCGGCACCGGACTCTTCCGCCACCATGTCCCGGCACTGCTGCGCGCTTGTGGGGAGAAAGAACTCGCTGTCGGGCAGGGCATCCCTGAAGTGGTGTTCGACCCGCTGCCACAGCCGGCCCAGGGACCCGTCACGGGCGAGCGGATTAATAAAGTATGCGTACTTCATCCCGCAGATCCTTTCGTGGCGGAGCTTCGTTGTTCCGGAACCAGGACCGACCGGGCGCCCGCCGGCAAACACCGTGAAGGTGTCCCGATCGCGCTCAGGTTTCGAGGAGTGCTCCTCCCGCGGGGTAACGAGATCCGGTTTCCGGTTATTCTTGACCTGATGTTAACACAGAGACCTTGTCTCCCGTGCCCAAGGCCAGCTGCTCTGCGGCGCTTCCGAGATTTACCGCGATTTCCACGAGCCCGTTGCTGTTTTCGTACCAGAACGCCTCACCCGCGGCGACATCGGAGAAGGTCCCGGCGCGGGAAACAACGAGATCGGCAATTCGCAATCCGGAGCCCGGGGGAATGCTGGCGGCACGGATCCCCGAGATGGCGTTTCCGTAGTGGTCTATGTACAGGATCTCGGCAAGATCGTCTGGCCAGTCTGGGTGCTGAACCTCGGGTTCAGTGCC
This window contains:
- a CDS encoding diacylglycerol kinase family protein, yielding MKYAYFINPLARDGSLGRLWQRVEHHFRDALPDSEFFLPTSAQQCRDMVAEESGAGVCIVAVGGEGTMNAVASGILAARCERETVMALVPFGNVNDYASAIGLQKDWHRALETLKTGRDVDVGVTELFTQKGSFYSLNIADTGFGATTAKRHTVDHEMRWARGRLKYNLLALRTLISWRNVPVRIQVDEERMEGELTLLAAGYSPTLGGFHLLPGGYPTADHMAVTLAMNMGRVEMVRLMEQVKSGPVPESEHLLYRTARHLTIEADAALACSVDGEVVDTEAWRVEFIAHSRRLRFRVPAAWAQSAEE